A part of Dasypus novemcinctus isolate mDasNov1 chromosome 7, mDasNov1.1.hap2, whole genome shotgun sequence genomic DNA contains:
- the ACKR3 gene encoding atypical chemokine receptor 3 yields the protein MDLHLLDYSEPGNFSDISWPCNSSECIAVDTVLCPNMPNKSVLLYTLCLVYIFIFVIGMVANSVVVWVNIQAKTTGYDTHCYILNLAIADLWVVLTIPVWVVSLVQHNQWPMGELTCKVTHLVFSINLFGSIFFLACMSVDRYLSVTYFANTSGCRKKAVRRAVCVLVWLLAFCVSLPDTYYLKTVTSASNNETYCRSFYPEHSVKEWLIGMELVSVVLGFAVPFSVIAVFYFLLARAISASGDQEKHSSRKIIFSYVVVFLVCWLPYHLVVLLDVFSILHYIPFTCQLENFLFTALHVTQCLSLVHCCVNPVLYSFINRNYRYELMKAFIFKYSAKTGLTKLIDASRVSETEYSALEQNAK from the coding sequence ATGGATTTACATCTCCTCGACTACTCGGAACCGGGAAACTTCTCCGACATCAGCTGGCCCTGCAACAGCAGCGAGTGCATTGCCGTGGACACGGTGCTGTGCCCCAACATGCCCAACAAGAGCGTCCTGCTCTACACGCTCTGCCTCGTCTACATTTTCATCTTCGTGATCGGCATGGTGGCCAACTCCGTGGTGGTCTGGGTGAACATCCAGGCCAAAACCACCGGCTACGACACGCACTGCTACATCTTGAACCTGGCCATCGCGGACCTGTGGGTGGTCCTCACCATTCCCGTCTGGGTGGTCAGCCTGGTGCAGCACAATCAGTGGCCCATGGGCGAGCTCACCTGCAAGGTCACGCACCTGGTCTTCTCCATCAACCTCTTCGGCAGCATCTTCTTCCTCGCGTGCATGAGCGTGGACCGCTACCTGTCCGTCACCTACTTCGCCAACACCTCCGGCTGCAGGAAGAAGGCCGTGCGCCGCGCCGTCTGCGTGCTGGTGTGGCTGCTCGCCTTCTGCGTGTCCCTGCCCGACACGTACTACCTGAAGACCGTCACGTCGGCGTCCAACAACGAGACCTACTGCCGGTCCTTCTACCCGGAGCACAGTGTCAAGGAGTGGCTGATCGGAATGGAGCTGGTGTCTGTGGTCCTGGGCTTCGCCGTTCCCTTCTCCGTCATCGCTGTCTTCTACTTCCTCCTCGCCAGGGCCATCTCGGCCTCCGGCGACCAGGAGAAGCACAGCAGCCGGAAGATCATCTTCTCCTACGTGGTGGTCTTCCTCGTCTGCTGGCTCCCCTACCACCTGGTGGTCCTCCTGGATGTCTTCTCCATCCTCCACTACATCCCTTTCACCTGCCAGCTGGAGAACTTCCTCTTCACGGCTCTGCACGTCACACAGTGCCTGTCCCTGGTGCACTGCTGCGTCAACCCCGTGCTGTACAGCTTCATCAACCGCAACTACAGGTACGAGCTGATGAAGGCCTTCATCTTCAAGTACTCGGCCAAGACCGGGCTCACCAAGCTCATCGATGCCTCCCGGGTGTCGGAGACAGAGTACTCGGCTTTGGAGCAGAACGCCAAATGA